One stretch of Poecilia reticulata strain Guanapo linkage group LG21, Guppy_female_1.0+MT, whole genome shotgun sequence DNA includes these proteins:
- the LOC103457142 gene encoding C-C chemokine receptor type 6-like, producing MEDSAFIQAGFNATESEEQPGPCSFSSSNSMNWLLGSYIYSIICIVGLVGNVVIIMTLAFETKHKLEVQEVFQLNLAITNLLFTVVLAFLIYNELLSWPMGQAACKLVQGSYSINLYSGMLLVAGMSVLHFVSICSPLRRQKSSIGTKQTSIICVSIWVFALLLSVPTFYFYQLYEPTSETIYMLEGEKHSNSSASPQFVCEFRFQDHDLSQIVKVAVPSVQMAVGFFLPLLIIIFCYTSIIIKLLTKKFTPTNSKSPNETGRPSDNRATKPRQKAVKTVTGIMLVFVACHLPYNLILLYDTTTMLQERACEEDDRWHTALSITEFIAYLQCCLNPVMYGFIGKIFRQKFRKTFYSTNKH from the coding sequence ATGGAGGACTCAGCCTTCATCCAGGCAGGTTTTAATGCCACTGAAAGCGAAGAACAGCCTGGGCCCTGCagtttcagcagcagcaacagcatgAACTGGCTGCTCGGCTCCTACATCTACTCCATCATCTGCATCGTGGGCCTCGTGGGGAACGTTGTAATAATCATGACTCTTGCATTTGAGACCAAACACAAGCTGGAGGTACAGGAAGTCTTCCAGCTCAACCTGGCCATCACCAACCTGCTGTTCACCGTGGTGCTGGCCTTCCTGATCTACAACGAGCTGCTGTCGTGGCCGATGGGCCAGGCGGCCTGCAAGCTGGTGCAGGGATCCTACAGCATCAACCTGTACAGCGGCATGCTGCTGGTCGCTGGGATGAGCGTTTTGCACTTTGTCAGCATCTGCAGTCCTCTGCGCCGTCAGAAAAGCTCCATAGGGACGAAACAAACCTCCATCATCTGTGTGTCCATCTGGGTCTTTGCCCTGCTGCTTTCTGTCCCCACCTTCTACTTCTACCAGCTGTATGAGCCAACAAGTGAAACGATCTACATGCTGGAGGGTGAAAAACACAGCAACTCCTCAGCGTCGCCGCAGTTCGTCTGTGAGTTTCGGTTTCAAGACCACGACTTGTCCCAGATCGTGAAAGTGGCGGTTCCAAGCGTCCAAATGGCTGTCGGCTTCTTCCTGCCTCTGCTCATCATCATCTTCTGTTACACCTCCATCATCATCAAACTACTGACCAAAAAGTTCACCCCAACTAACAGCAAATCCCCAAATGAAACGGGTCGGCCTTCGGACAACAGGGCCACAAAACCCAGACAAAAGGCAGTGAAGACAGTGACGGGGATAATGCTGGTGTTTGTGGCCTGCCACCTGCCCTACAACCTGATCCTGCTGTACGACACCACCACCATGTTACAGGAGAGGGCGTGTGAAGAGGATGACCGCTGGCACACCGCCCTGTCCATCACAGAGTTCATCGCCTACCTGCAGTGCTGCCTGAACCCGGTGATGTACGGCTTCATAGGCAAAATCTTCAGGCAGAAGTTCAGGAAAACCTTCTACTCAACCAACAAACACTAA
- the LOC103457141 gene encoding complement C1q-like protein 2 isoform X1, with protein MKSSLFLVAVLVCGLVSAQQGGLPERVQKLEADNDVLTKSRVAFSAALFDTNDWTAKGPFEADETLEFKRVITNIGNGYDPATGVFTAPVKGLYYIXVTGIAGPXGELHAGLXKDXLNMFAIYHKAGTQAGASNAMVLALEQGNRVYVQLWAGKTIADQGRLSTFTGFLVFPM; from the exons ATGAAGTCCAGTTTGTTCCTGGTGGCGGTGCTGGTGTGCGGTCTGGTCAGCGCTCAGCAGGGCGGTCTGCCTGAGCGGGTCCAGAAGCTGGAGGCCGACAACGACGTCCTGA CCAAATCCAGGGTGGCGTTCTCCGCCGCTCTCTTCGACACCAACGACTGGACCGCCAAGGGCCCGTTTGAGGCTGATGAAACTCTGGAGTTCAAGAGAGTGATCACCAACATCGGCAACGGATACGACCCGGCAACAG GCGTCTTCACCGCCCCGGTCAAAGGTCTCTACTACATCCRGGTCACTGGAATCGCCGGTCCRAMCGGTGAGCTGCACGCYGGGCTGAWGAAGGACRGACTGAACATGTTCGCCATCTACCACAAAGCAGGAACCCAGGCCGGCGCCTCCAACGCCATGGTGCTGGCTCTGGAGCAGGGAAACCGGGTCTACGTCCAGCTGTGGGCCGGGAAGACCATCGCTGACCAGGGCCGCCTCAGCACCTTCACCGGGTTCCTCGTCTTCCCCATGTAG
- the LOC103457141 gene encoding uncharacterized protein LOC103457141 isoform X2 → MKSSLFLVAVLVCGLVSAQQGGLPERVQKLEADNDVLTKSRVAFSAALFDTNDWTAKGPFEADETLEFKRVITNIGNGYDPATGQVTLCRVKGWSASDSRLENLRLAPSWSGRRLMASSPPRSKVSTTSXSLESPVXXVSCTXG, encoded by the exons ATGAAGTCCAGTTTGTTCCTGGTGGCGGTGCTGGTGTGCGGTCTGGTCAGCGCTCAGCAGGGCGGTCTGCCTGAGCGGGTCCAGAAGCTGGAGGCCGACAACGACGTCCTGA CCAAATCCAGGGTGGCGTTCTCCGCCGCTCTCTTCGACACCAACGACTGGACCGCCAAGGGCCCGTTTGAGGCTGATGAAACTCTGGAGTTCAAGAGAGTGATCACCAACATCGGCAACGGATACGACCCGGCAACAG GCCAGGTGACCCTCTGTAGGGTTAAAGGCTGGTCAGCTTCTGACAGCCGGCTGGAGAACCTGAGACTCGCTCCATCCTGGTCTGGTAGGAGGCTGATG GCGTCTTCACCGCCCCGGTCAAAGGTCTCTACTACATCCRGGTCACTGGAATCGCCGGTCCRAMCGGTGAGCTGCACGCYGGGCTGA